Proteins encoded in a region of the bacterium genome:
- the galT gene encoding galactose-1-phosphate uridylyltransferase: MSNPLDDASELRKDPVLDRWVIIAASRGKRPTDFTSAPEPNKSAGCPFCGGNEAKTPPEIYAVRDCGTGANAPGWEVRVVQNKFPALTIEASLRRSGIGLLDRMGGFGAHEVIIETPHHEEDLALASVDHINSVFGVYRERLVDLRQDKRFHHLIVFRNYGSAAGASLAHPHTQLIALPIVPLLVKEKLSAAQRHYEHKQRCIFCDLVEQETTIPDRLVSENEDFVVVSPFASRSPFELLVLPRRHMHDYAMMTESEQYNFACIMKDALMRYRNVLQDPAYNMMLQTAPSVSACPGHPEYWGMVDLHYHWHVELMPRLTKTAGFEWGTGFYINPVSPERATMFLRGEVEEESKAASA; this comes from the coding sequence ATGAGCAACCCCCTGGATGACGCTTCTGAACTCCGTAAAGACCCGGTGCTGGACCGCTGGGTGATCATTGCCGCCTCGCGGGGCAAGCGCCCCACGGATTTCACCTCCGCTCCCGAGCCGAACAAGTCGGCCGGCTGCCCGTTCTGCGGGGGGAATGAGGCCAAGACCCCACCGGAGATCTATGCCGTCCGCGACTGCGGCACCGGGGCCAACGCGCCCGGGTGGGAAGTGCGCGTCGTGCAGAACAAGTTCCCGGCCCTGACCATCGAGGCCAGCCTGCGGCGCTCGGGCATCGGCTTGCTGGACCGGATGGGGGGCTTCGGCGCCCACGAGGTCATCATCGAGACCCCGCACCATGAGGAAGACCTGGCGCTGGCTTCGGTAGATCACATCAACAGTGTCTTCGGCGTGTACCGTGAGCGGCTGGTGGACTTGCGCCAGGACAAGCGCTTTCATCATCTGATCGTCTTCCGCAACTACGGCTCGGCGGCGGGGGCCTCGCTGGCCCACCCGCACACGCAGCTCATCGCCCTGCCGATCGTGCCCCTGCTGGTCAAGGAGAAGCTGAGCGCGGCCCAGCGCCACTACGAGCACAAGCAACGCTGCATCTTCTGCGACCTGGTGGAGCAGGAGACGACGATCCCGGACCGGCTCGTGTCCGAGAACGAGGACTTCGTCGTGGTGTCGCCCTTCGCCTCGCGGTCGCCGTTTGAGCTACTCGTGCTACCCCGGCGCCACATGCACGACTACGCGATGATGACGGAGTCCGAGCAGTACAACTTCGCGTGCATCATGAAGGACGCCCTGATGCGCTATCGCAACGTGCTACAGGACCCGGCGTACAACATGATGCTACAGACCGCGCCCAGTGTCTCGGCCTGCCCCGGGCATCCGGAGTACTGGGGTATGGTTGACCTGCACTACCACTGGCATGTCGAGTTGATGCCACGGCTGACCAAGACCGCGGGCTTCGAATGGGGCACGGGCTTCTACATCAACCCCGTGTCACCGGAGCGGGCGACGATGTTCCTGCGGGGCGAGGTCGAGGAAGAAAGCAAGGCGGCGTCGGCGTAG
- a CDS encoding response regulator: MGKPTLLVIEDDDNQRLLYEDDLSWMGYNVVAAKSGQEGLDLLQKHEVDAVLLDIAMPGMDGIEALGKILDYDNQLPVILNTAYSSYKDDFMTWAAEAYVIKSHDLAELHETIAGVLAKRGIEAPAPPPEMER; encoded by the coding sequence ATGGGGAAGCCGACACTGCTGGTCATTGAGGACGACGACAATCAGCGCCTGCTCTACGAGGACGATCTGTCCTGGATGGGTTACAACGTGGTGGCGGCCAAGAGCGGCCAGGAGGGGCTCGACCTGCTGCAGAAGCACGAGGTGGACGCCGTGCTCCTCGACATCGCCATGCCGGGCATGGACGGCATCGAGGCCCTGGGCAAGATACTGGACTACGACAACCAACTGCCCGTCATCCTCAACACGGCCTATTCGAGCTACAAGGATGACTTCATGACCTGGGCGGCCGAGGCCTATGTCATCAAGTCGCACGACCTGGCCGAGCTACACGAGACGATCGCGGGCGTGCTGGCCAAGCGCGGCATCGAGGCGCCGGCTCCGCCTCCGGAAATGGAGCGCTGA
- the glgC gene encoding glucose-1-phosphate adenylyltransferase, producing the protein MAAGGRAAQGVTVMVLAGGQGQRLHPLTSQRAKPGVRFGGTYRMIDFTLSNCINSGLRRIHLLTQYASTSLTRHVRRTWSARLSDDLDEFVDFVPPQRLGADRWYAGTADAIFQNLFVLQEERPAVVVLLSGDHAYRMDYSGMLAYHEEQGADLTIAALTVPRESARQLGVLDVDDSGRVVGFLEKPAEPPGMPGRPEVALANMGVYIWRTPALVEAVSADARTKNTHDFGRDVIPTAVQQGRAVYMYEFADPARSANPYWRDIGTLESYWQAHMDLVAPVPELDLYDDRWPIYTYKPPLPPAKVVCGAGSRPASVSDCLLTGGCIISGATVNRSVLSPGVRVDAGAEVTESVLMDDVTVGEGASLSRVIVDEGVHIPPGFRIGHDPEVDARRFVVTSGITVVPRRVVLG; encoded by the coding sequence GTGGCCGCCGGCGGCCGCGCCGCGCAGGGCGTGACAGTGATGGTGCTGGCCGGAGGCCAGGGCCAGCGTCTGCACCCACTGACCAGCCAGCGGGCCAAACCGGGAGTGCGCTTCGGCGGCACCTACCGGATGATTGACTTCACCCTCAGCAACTGCATCAACTCGGGTCTGCGCCGCATCCACCTGCTGACCCAGTACGCCTCGACCTCGCTGACCCGCCATGTGCGACGCACCTGGTCGGCGCGCCTGTCGGATGACCTGGACGAGTTCGTGGACTTCGTCCCGCCCCAGCGTCTGGGTGCGGATCGCTGGTACGCCGGGACGGCCGACGCCATCTTTCAGAACCTGTTCGTCCTGCAGGAGGAGCGACCCGCCGTCGTGGTCCTGCTGTCGGGCGACCATGCTTACCGGATGGACTACAGCGGCATGCTGGCCTATCACGAGGAGCAGGGGGCGGACCTGACCATTGCCGCCCTGACCGTCCCGCGGGAGAGCGCGCGGCAGTTGGGCGTGCTGGATGTAGACGACTCCGGGCGGGTCGTAGGCTTCCTGGAGAAACCGGCGGAGCCGCCGGGGATGCCGGGCCGTCCCGAGGTGGCGCTGGCGAACATGGGGGTCTACATCTGGCGGACGCCGGCACTCGTCGAGGCTGTGTCTGCCGACGCCCGCACCAAGAACACCCACGATTTCGGTCGGGACGTCATCCCCACGGCGGTGCAGCAGGGGCGGGCGGTGTACATGTACGAGTTTGCCGATCCCGCTCGCAGCGCCAACCCCTACTGGCGGGACATCGGGACCTTGGAGAGCTACTGGCAGGCGCACATGGATCTCGTAGCGCCCGTGCCCGAGCTGGACCTGTACGACGACCGCTGGCCGATCTACACCTACAAGCCGCCGCTGCCGCCGGCCAAGGTCGTCTGCGGCGCGGGCTCGCGGCCGGCCAGCGTGAGCGACTGCCTGCTCACCGGGGGCTGCATCATCAGCGGCGCCACGGTCAACCGCTCCGTGCTGTCACCCGGCGTACGCGTGGATGCGGGCGCCGAGGTGACCGAGTCCGTCCTCATGGACGACGTGACGGTAGGCGAGGGCGCTTCGCTCAGCCGCGTCATCGTGGATGAGGGCGTGCACATCCCGCCCGGGTTCCGTATCGGCCACGACCCCGAAGTGGATGCGCGCCGCTTCGTGGTGACCTCGGGCATCACGGTCGTGCCCCGGCGCGTGGTGTTGGGGTAG
- a CDS encoding N-acetylneuraminate synthase family protein, with the protein MIQLHHHAVGGDAPILIVAECGINHNGSLDMALRMIEAASAAGAGAMKFQLFRAEGMYTPRAGMYPTATGDLVPIYELMREVELPLDWLPHLSRACRDHGVDFIMTICDEWCVAQMDEVDFDVYKIASYEIEHVPMLAEIARRGKPIFLSTGAATMAEVEEAMAVLSPDGTRPIGLFQCTAKYPAPEESLNLAVMRTFAQTFPNAIPGFSDHSRDPLKAPVQAVVHGARVIEKHFTLDRNLPGADHSFAVEPEDMRNLVAAVREAEARLERGSPEPEVAVDPLLAGDGVKRVEPVEGGLRGFATRGVFSIADIEPGERFSPRNLRVLRPGELPQGLHPRHYAELVAGGVAARDLPAWTGLQWDDVQG; encoded by the coding sequence TTGATCCAACTACACCACCACGCGGTAGGCGGAGACGCCCCCATCCTGATCGTCGCCGAGTGCGGCATCAACCACAACGGCTCCCTGGACATGGCGCTGCGGATGATCGAGGCGGCGTCGGCGGCCGGGGCCGGGGCGATGAAGTTCCAGCTCTTCCGCGCCGAGGGGATGTACACGCCGCGTGCCGGCATGTACCCCACGGCCACGGGCGATCTCGTGCCCATCTACGAGCTGATGCGGGAGGTGGAGCTGCCGCTGGACTGGCTGCCGCACCTGTCGCGGGCCTGCCGCGACCACGGCGTGGACTTCATCATGACCATCTGCGACGAGTGGTGTGTCGCACAGATGGATGAGGTGGACTTCGACGTCTACAAGATCGCCTCGTACGAGATCGAGCACGTGCCGATGCTGGCCGAGATCGCGCGGCGCGGCAAGCCGATCTTCCTGTCCACCGGCGCGGCCACGATGGCCGAGGTGGAGGAAGCCATGGCCGTGTTGTCTCCCGACGGGACGCGGCCCATCGGCCTGTTCCAGTGCACCGCGAAGTACCCCGCGCCCGAAGAGAGCCTCAATCTGGCGGTCATGCGGACTTTCGCGCAGACCTTCCCCAACGCGATCCCGGGCTTCTCGGACCATTCACGCGACCCGCTCAAGGCCCCCGTGCAGGCGGTCGTCCACGGGGCGCGGGTGATAGAGAAGCACTTCACACTCGACCGTAACCTCCCCGGCGCCGACCACAGCTTCGCCGTGGAGCCGGAGGACATGCGCAACCTGGTCGCCGCCGTACGCGAGGCCGAGGCCCGCCTGGAACGCGGTTCTCCAGAGCCGGAAGTCGCCGTGGATCCCCTCCTCGCCGGTGACGGCGTCAAGCGCGTGGAGCCGGTCGAGGGCGGCCTGCGCGGTTTCGCGACCCGTGGTGTCTTCAGCATCGCGGACATCGAGCCGGGCGAGCGCTTCAGCCCCCGGAACCTGCGGGTCCTGCGCCCGGGCGAGCTGCCGCAGGGGCTGCATCCGCGACACTACGCCGAGCTGGTCGCCGGGGGCGTCGCCGCCCGGGACCTTCCCGCCTGGACCGGCCTGCAGTGGGACGACGTACAGGGCTGA
- a CDS encoding glycogen synthase, with the protein MKVLMISFEVAPFSKVGGLADVAGSLPKALAQRGVDIRVITPKHRSVLQGDFELTRVLEPVHVPMPTYTSGCAIEQAFIPGTEVPVYFVEHNLYFDRQSIYGTGGGYGDQFERLAFFSRASLAALEGLEWQPDVLHLNDYHTTLAAAYTRLWDLPYGTLFTGHNLGPGYQGAFPWDQISKAGLDLGDKRVERALYDGQINLARLGFIYCDLINAVSKGYAREIRTPEFGAGVDDLARARVEDLKGIVNGIDYDVWNPAGDASLPANFSAADLAGKAVCKAAAQQEFGLPVNPDVPLITMVTRLDAQKGLDLLENVASGLEGVQLAILGTGDPHYEQFFSDLAARNSNVGVKLMFSAQLAKLLYAGGDMFLMPSRYEPCGLGQMIALAYGNLPIVRVTGGLADTIKEKGRAPNGFRFEEYDAAQMMAAIGRALEAYRDRERWSGLVQNAFASDFSWDASAKQYLSLYKQAAARATAR; encoded by the coding sequence ATGAAAGTACTGATGATATCGTTTGAAGTGGCGCCGTTCTCGAAGGTGGGGGGGCTGGCGGATGTCGCCGGGAGCCTGCCCAAGGCCCTCGCCCAGCGCGGGGTGGACATCCGCGTCATCACCCCCAAGCACCGCTCGGTGCTGCAGGGCGACTTCGAGCTGACGCGCGTTCTCGAGCCCGTGCATGTACCCATGCCGACCTACACCAGCGGCTGCGCCATCGAGCAGGCCTTCATCCCCGGCACGGAAGTCCCCGTGTACTTCGTGGAGCACAACCTGTATTTCGATCGGCAGTCCATCTACGGCACCGGCGGGGGCTACGGCGACCAGTTCGAGCGCCTGGCGTTCTTCTCGCGGGCCTCGCTGGCGGCGCTGGAGGGCCTGGAGTGGCAGCCGGACGTGCTACACCTCAACGACTACCACACGACCCTCGCGGCAGCCTACACGCGCCTGTGGGACCTGCCCTATGGCACACTGTTCACGGGCCACAACCTCGGTCCCGGCTACCAGGGCGCCTTCCCGTGGGACCAGATCAGCAAGGCCGGGCTCGATCTGGGCGACAAGCGCGTCGAGAGAGCGCTGTACGACGGCCAGATCAACCTGGCGCGTCTGGGCTTCATCTACTGCGACCTCATCAACGCTGTCAGCAAGGGTTACGCCAGGGAGATCCGGACCCCCGAGTTCGGGGCCGGGGTGGATGATCTGGCCCGGGCGCGGGTCGAGGACCTCAAGGGCATCGTCAACGGGATTGACTACGACGTATGGAACCCGGCGGGCGACGCCTCGCTGCCGGCGAACTTCTCGGCCGCGGACCTCGCCGGCAAGGCCGTGTGCAAGGCCGCGGCGCAGCAGGAGTTCGGCTTGCCCGTGAATCCCGACGTGCCGTTGATCACGATGGTGACGCGCCTGGACGCCCAGAAGGGCCTCGACCTGCTGGAGAACGTCGCTTCCGGGCTGGAGGGTGTCCAGTTGGCGATCCTGGGCACCGGTGATCCGCACTATGAGCAGTTCTTCAGCGATCTGGCTGCCCGGAACAGCAATGTGGGCGTCAAGCTGATGTTCTCGGCCCAGCTCGCCAAGCTGCTGTACGCCGGGGGTGACATGTTCCTGATGCCCTCGCGGTACGAGCCGTGCGGCCTCGGGCAGATGATCGCGCTGGCGTACGGCAACCTCCCGATTGTCAGGGTGACCGGGGGCCTGGCCGACACCATCAAGGAGAAGGGCCGTGCGCCGAACGGCTTCCGGTTCGAGGAGTACGATGCCGCGCAGATGATGGCAGCTATCGGGCGGGCCCTGGAGGCGTATCGCGATCGGGAGCGCTGGAGCGGGCTGGTGCAGAACGCCTTCGCCTCGGACTTCTCGTGGGATGCTTCGGCGAAGCAGTACCTGTCGCTGTACAAGCAAGCCGCCGCGCGTGCGACAGCGCGGTAG
- a CDS encoding PAS domain-containing protein yields MDPDEHTQDATTEQVNGGCVAADTRDGRRADQLQVQLTARLDEVENLQAFLANVINALQTRLLVLDENLIVLHANSAYLRQRRLSREQAEGQHISEVFPHSLLEEAGLRQAMQNTLATGDRVRWAGFRQATEDHSERILNIGLDPCVGARGERNLLITIEDVTERHRQLYERSILHQIVQAMLGMHDLPRLLHAILTGITAGGAIGLGFNRAILLLADEEDGVLKAEMAVGPENPAQANQIWSELSGGRTLADFLSAFDRLPPPEERPLRDLVQQLSFPLSDTAALPMLAAATRETVHVLDAPNDPRVPPELLGALAAEEFVVAPLVVQDKVIGVAIADNSVTGQRINQTDVQLLTGLANHAALAIDSARLYAAELRRANELEEAYRKLEEATERLVRSQALAAIGELTAIVAHEIRNPLSTIGGFAKMLLRRAGDVQIVERNARIIVEEVAKLEDILGSLLDFSKPSRPQFAQCSLEAVLGPSVQMVQPRAEKQGVRIAVRVAPDLPLLPLDCRQMQQVVTNLALNALDAMPEGGLLSLHAWREGNVVKLAVADTGQGIPVAHQDQIFDTFFTTKTTGTGLGLALARKVIEDHGATVEVASTEGEGTTFTIVFHLDQVVPPPLEPEAVRPKLHERGRVHGEADTAGH; encoded by the coding sequence ATGGACCCTGACGAACACACCCAGGACGCCACCACGGAACAGGTGAACGGCGGCTGCGTGGCGGCAGACACTCGCGATGGGCGTCGCGCCGACCAACTGCAGGTGCAGCTGACCGCGCGCCTGGACGAGGTCGAGAATCTGCAGGCGTTCCTGGCGAACGTCATCAATGCCCTGCAGACGCGCCTGCTTGTGCTCGACGAGAACCTGATCGTCCTGCACGCCAACAGCGCCTACCTGCGCCAGCGCCGCTTGTCGCGGGAGCAGGCCGAGGGGCAGCACATCTCCGAAGTGTTCCCCCACAGCCTGCTGGAGGAGGCCGGGCTGCGGCAGGCCATGCAGAACACGCTGGCCACGGGCGATCGGGTGCGCTGGGCCGGCTTCCGACAGGCGACGGAGGACCACTCCGAACGCATCCTCAATATCGGTCTGGACCCTTGCGTCGGGGCCCGCGGTGAACGGAACCTGCTCATCACCATTGAGGACGTCACCGAACGCCACCGGCAGCTCTACGAGCGCTCGATCCTGCACCAGATCGTGCAGGCGATGCTGGGGATGCACGATCTGCCCCGGCTGCTCCACGCCATCCTGACCGGCATCACGGCCGGTGGCGCCATCGGCCTGGGGTTCAACCGCGCCATCCTGCTGCTGGCCGATGAGGAGGACGGGGTGCTGAAGGCGGAGATGGCGGTGGGGCCCGAGAACCCGGCTCAGGCCAACCAGATCTGGTCGGAGCTGTCGGGGGGGCGTACGCTGGCGGACTTCCTGAGCGCGTTCGACCGCCTGCCCCCGCCCGAGGAGCGTCCGCTCCGGGACCTCGTCCAGCAGCTGTCGTTCCCGCTGAGCGATACCGCAGCGCTACCGATGCTGGCCGCGGCGACGCGCGAGACGGTGCACGTGCTCGATGCCCCCAATGACCCGCGCGTCCCGCCGGAGTTGTTGGGCGCACTGGCGGCCGAAGAGTTTGTGGTGGCGCCGCTGGTGGTGCAGGACAAGGTCATCGGCGTCGCCATCGCCGACAACAGCGTCACCGGGCAGCGCATCAACCAGACCGATGTGCAACTGCTGACCGGTCTGGCCAACCACGCGGCGCTGGCCATTGACAGCGCCCGGCTGTACGCCGCCGAACTGCGCCGCGCCAACGAGCTGGAGGAAGCTTACCGCAAGCTGGAAGAGGCCACGGAGCGCCTGGTACGCTCTCAGGCCCTGGCGGCTATCGGCGAGTTGACGGCGATCGTTGCGCACGAAATCCGCAACCCGCTGTCTACCATCGGCGGGTTCGCCAAGATGCTCCTGCGCCGGGCGGGCGATGTCCAGATCGTGGAGCGCAACGCGCGTATCATCGTGGAGGAAGTCGCGAAGCTGGAGGACATCCTGGGCTCTCTGCTGGACTTCAGCAAGCCCTCGCGGCCGCAGTTCGCCCAGTGCTCCTTGGAGGCCGTGCTGGGGCCGAGCGTGCAGATGGTGCAGCCACGGGCGGAGAAGCAGGGCGTGCGGATCGCGGTGAGGGTCGCGCCTGACCTCCCGCTCCTGCCCCTGGACTGCCGCCAGATGCAGCAGGTTGTCACCAACCTGGCCCTCAACGCCCTTGACGCGATGCCGGAGGGCGGGCTGCTGAGCCTGCACGCCTGGCGCGAGGGGAACGTCGTCAAGCTCGCCGTGGCCGACACAGGCCAGGGCATACCCGTCGCCCACCAGGATCAGATCTTCGACACCTTCTTCACCACCAAGACGACCGGCACCGGGCTGGGGCTGGCGCTGGCCCGCAAGGTGATCGAGGACCACGGCGCCACCGTGGAGGTCGCCAGCACTGAGGGCGAGGGGACCACGTTCACGATCGTGTTCCACCTCGATCAGGTCGTACCGCCGCCGCTGGAGCCGGAAGCCGTCCGGCCGAAGCTACACGAAAGGGGTCGTGTGCATGGGGAAGCCGACACTGCTGGTCATTGA